The stretch of DNA TAACTGGTAATTGGTGATTGGTAACCATTTAACCAATTACCCAGGGTTCTGCAAAATAGGATTTTGGGGAGACAACAAATAAATATTAAATATCAAAATTACAAATCAAATTTCAAAGAGGAAGTAACAAGGTTTCTCAAAGAGTTGGAGGAATTTGGTAATATCTTTGCTTCAAGTATTTTAACGCTGAAAGGAAAGAGATAATTTTACATTTTGATATGTAATTTTTATATTTGCTTTTTGCATTTTGCTTTGGAGAAAATTGATAAAAATAGAGGCTTTAAATACCCGCTTAAAAACTACAGTTTCCTAATTTTGCAGAACCCTGAACCAATTACCAAAAAAGGAGGGAAGAATTGATGAAGGTAGCTATAACCGCACAAGGAGGTTCAATGGATTCTATGGTTGACCCGCGATTTGGACGGGCAAGATTCTTTGTGGTCTGTGATACCGAAACAGACAGCTTTGAGGTGGTTGATAACCAGCAGAATCTTCAAGCTATGCAGGGCGCAGGTATCCAGGCAGCACAGAATGTTGTCAGTACTGGAGCCCAAGTAGTCATGACCGGCAACTGCGGGCCAAAGGCATTTATGACCTTGCAAGCAGCAGGAATTAAAATTGTTATTGGGGCAGAGGGGAAGGTATCCGAAATGCTTGAGAAATTCAAGAAGGGTGAGTGTCAATATGCTCAGAATCCCAATGTTGAAGGACATTGGGTATAAATTTAGTCTGGTAATTGGTAACTGGTAATTGGTGATTGGTAATTGGTGATTGGTAATTGGTGATTGGTAACTGGTGATTGGTGATTGGTAACCATTTAACCAATTACCATTTAACCAGTTACCAAAAGGAGGAAATAAAATGTCAGAAGATAAAACATGTCAGAGTTGCTCAACAGATAGTTGTTCGGCTCAAGGGAAGAGGGCTGATGAGAGTATCCAAGAGTTCCAGGAGCGGCAGCAGCTTGCCCACCGAATGTGCCAGATAAAGCATAAGATAATGGTGTTATCTGGTAAGGGTGGGGTAGGTAAAAGCACGGTTGCAGCAAACTTAGCTGTCTCTCTTACTTTAGCAGGCAAAAAGGTAGGCCTGCTGGATGTA from bacterium encodes:
- a CDS encoding NifB/NifX family molybdenum-iron cluster-binding protein; this encodes MKVAITAQGGSMDSMVDPRFGRARFFVVCDTETDSFEVVDNQQNLQAMQGAGIQAAQNVVSTGAQVVMTGNCGPKAFMTLQAAGIKIVIGAEGKVSEMLEKFKKGECQYAQNPNVEGHWV